Proteins found in one Gopherus flavomarginatus isolate rGopFla2 chromosome 18, rGopFla2.mat.asm, whole genome shotgun sequence genomic segment:
- the GARIN5A gene encoding Golgi-associated RAB2 interactor protein 5A, whose translation MGQLQRCLARGEYGQLQECPLFESDFLQVCPDPPPPSALPDSPQVTKSGDMANRVTLGIAATSPRLELPDLLLLARPVLAPAAGPCCCRCAQGLPPLGEEVELFGLLPLRFVRLSIHDELRHRLKVRLASGRTFYLQLLAPPAQLERVFGQWVRLLYRLRYQWPGARTR comes from the exons ATGGGTCAGCTGCAGCGATGCCTGGCGCGTGGGGAGTATGGGCAGCTGCAGGAGTGCCCGCTCTTCGAGAGTGACTTCCTCCAGGT ATGCCCTgaccccccgcccccctcagctCTCCCTGACTCCCCACAGGTGACCAAGAGTGGGGACATGGCCAACCGGGTGACTCTGGGCATCGCCGCCACCAGCCCCCGCCTGGAGCTGCCCGACCTCCTGCTGTTGGCGCGGCCTGTCCTGGCGCCCGCGGCGGGGCCTTGCTGCTGCCGCtgtgcccaggggctgccccCGCTGGGGGAGGAGGTCGAGCTCTTTGG gctgctgcccctgCGCTTCGTGCGGCTCTCCATCCACGACGAACTGCGGCACCGGCTCAAGGTGCGTCTGGCCTCGGGCCGGACCTTCTACCTGCAGCTCCTGGCGCCGCCCGCCCAGCTGGAGCGAGTCTTCGGGCAGTGGGTGCGACTGCTATACCGCCTGCGCTACCAGTGGCCCGGCGCCCGGACCAGG TGA